A window from Telopea speciosissima isolate NSW1024214 ecotype Mountain lineage chromosome 8, Tspe_v1, whole genome shotgun sequence encodes these proteins:
- the LOC122671294 gene encoding protein EARLY FLOWERING 4: MTTMDSFSAAESSMNDSSSDQQLPQQNNLNLQNNIYGGTNKRRRRGAGDGIQDDGKDNIENDVGEGDVEVWKTFSESFRKIQSVLDQNRLLIQQVNENHQSKIPDNLAKNVGLIREINGNISKVVSLYSNLSSNFSSIFHQRRGIAAKSNGTDIVSNRKGESVEA, from the coding sequence ATGACAACGATGGATTCTTTCTCTGCCGCAGAATCGAGCATGAACGATAGCTCCTCTGATCAACAACTCCCTCAGCAAAACAACCTAAATCTCCAGAACAATATTTACGGCGGAACTAACAAACGCCGCCGTCGGGGTGCTGGTGATGGGATTCAAGATGATGGAAAAGATAACATCGAAAATGATGTCGGGGAAGGTGATGTAGAAGTGTGGAAGACGTTCAGTGAGAGTTTCAGAAAAATCCAGTCGGTGTTGGATCAGAATCGTCTTTTGATTCAACAGGTTAATGAGAATCACCAGTCAAAGATCCCGGATAACCTAGCCAAGAATGTCGGTTTGATTCGGGAGATTAATGGAAATATCTCTAAGGTTGTCTCTCTCTACTCTaatctctcctccaacttctccaGCATTTTCCATCAGCGCCGTGGGATCGCTGCCAAGAGTAACGGCACAGACATCGTCAGCAACCGCAAGGGAGAGAGCGTGGAGGCTTGA